The sequence TCACTCTTATCTCTGTCCCCTACATACCAGATGCTCTTTATTCCATTGTCCCTGTTTTTGAGCAGAGTAGCACCTTGACACAAGACTTTTGCTGGGATCTTTTAAAATCCTGGGTAGTAAGAACCCCCACTCAGATTTCAGAATTACATACTATGACAGGTTCCCCCCTCCTCGGAGTGTcatctggaactggggtaccactgagccctccgacccaccagcctgggctcccactcacgctgtgatgctgtgacaagctgcagacacgCTCTCGGTCTcacactttcaccagcacacaagtagggacacacccagctgtagtaaCATGCAGACAGGCTTTGTGACTAGCCCCTGCACAGGAAGGCTATACAGCTAGGGCACTTACCAGCTTCCCAGGCATGCACACCCTGTCTGGAGGGTAAAcgcaaaattatattgtcttgcgctgcacagagaactgtacagcataagctcatgaaatttgccccctccctcaatgtggaggaagatatgcaacagctttttgTCCCCCCAGTTATGATTTCCACTCACTagtttttgacaaaacaaaacaagtttattaactccaaaagatggatttttaagtgattagaagtgatagcaaacagatcaaagcagattcccttagtaaataaacaaaactgctaACTGAGCTTAACACAATAGATAGGTGGGATATGAATttgcaaattctcaccctgagtgataaaacAGGGTGGCAGATTCTTAaagctttcccaggttttcatacacaggctaacaatccctctagcctgggaccatcacttcccacagttcagtccttgttcctcaggtgtttccaggtttgttgttgtagggagacTCAAGTACCCtcatgatgtcattgtcccccttttatatcttctccccacttgctggaaagctcttttgctgtgatctGGTCAAACCGCTCCCATGGTCTAGTGCTATCTCGGAGAGGAGAGGTTTCTgttgtacacggttcctggggtaatcctggtGCTTGTGTGCCTTTCCCCAatgagccattaacattgtttgccctttttactgttgtacctgaaaggctgcttgtgggtgttttcaacctcgcAACGTGTTTCAGTTACAcacacatagccaaacttcataacttcacacacGATGACAGCGCATACAATCCAACAATATTGCTgtttagcagatcaagacttttagaatgacccctcacaaggcagactttgtacaaaacatattctaattacatgacagtgatgaatattggggtgccagggtgtcacacaTACTCCTCTCTCTTGTTTCACAAGGTATCAccccgagcagcagcagcaggacccgGACCCCCGCCTCCATCAATGCTACTCCTGCTAATATTAACCTAGCTGGTGAGTACCGGCCTGTCTCCTCGGTCAGATCTATGGAGGCTGACTCCGAAGCTAGTCCCCAGACCAGAGTCACATTCTCTTCCTGTGTCTTCACTTCTCGGAACTCGGTGTTTTCTCTTCTAGATCTGACCCGAGCCGTGAACGCGCTGCCACAGAACATGACCTCACAGATGTTCAGTGCCATCGCCGCAGTGACGGGCCAAGGGCAGAACCCCAGTGCCACGCCTGCACAGTGGGCATCCAGCCAGTATGGCTACGGAGGCAGCGGAGGGGGCAGCAGCGCGTATCACGTAGGTGTATCTTGAGTAGCTGAGCCAGAGGGGCAGGAATCAGAGCGCGCAGCAGCCTGTCCCTCCTGGAAGCgccgccttcctctgcagcattagAGACTGGCTGTGCAGGGGACAGCACAATGGGCTGCACGGATACCCAAGGGCAGTACAGACCTGCCGTGGTCAGCCAGCGGCCTAGCTGCAGCATTCAGCCCTGCTGTGCAGATTCCTGGGCCTTTTTCCGTGTCCCCAGGGCCGGGAACATGGGAAATGCAATGCTGGCTGCGAGGAAGGTGTGCCTGGGGTTGGTTGGGACCCAGTGGTGAGTGAGAGGGACACGAAACCACATGATTGTGCTTCAGTAtcggcagcatggagctgcacatGAAAGGGATTAGCTATGAAAATATGTGCTGAGCTTGCAGGGCTTTCAGCTGGGAGGTGTGCAGGCAGGCAACACTCCAGCTCTGCCTCATGCCCGAAGGTGGCCCTGGACTCTCCTCCCAACCTGCCACTGAGCAGTTCCCCTTGTGCGTCTGCGCCTGCCCACTCGACCCACTGTCTCCGGCTCTCCATGGCGGCAGGAGGGGCTTGGCTTGGTTCAGTGCAGCAgatgccccctgcccccttgggGAGCTCTCAGCTAAAACCCTCCTCCTTGGGGTAGGCACTCTGGACTTGACATCTGGGGCCTATCGCTCCCTGTTGGAGTCCCCACAAAACCCTCCAGTGGTGCTAGGCCGCGCCCTGAGGAAGGCATGGCGGCTTAGTGACGTGTAGTGAGgacctgaccctgcctcctgccctTTGTGTGGCTGCTCGCTGGGTAAAAGGTGAGGGAATGTGCTGTGCTCTGGGCGTCTGTCTAGCCTTGCTCCGGTGGTGCCCTGACCCTTGCGCTAGCCTAAGAGTGTCGGTCCTCCTGCAGGTCTTTACAACTCCAGCACAGCAGCCAGTGGCCACCCCTCTGATGACCCCCAGCTACTCCTACACAACCCCCAGCCAGCCAATTACAACCCCTCAGTATCATCAGCTCCAGGCCAGTACTACACCCCAGTCCACCCAGTCGCAGCCATCGTCCAGttccaggcagaggcagcagccgAAGTGAGTAGCTCATTCATGGTGCTGGATGTGTGCAGCTCTCTGCTGTCTTTGAGCCACTCTTGCCCTGAGCACAGTGCAGGGCCACGCAAGCGCGTCCCTGGCAGCAGGACACAGGCTCTGCAGTAAGTGTGCCTGCTGCCAGTAGGGGGCGTGCTgcacagggcgggggggggggacattcAGCATGTGCACCTGGAGAAAGAGCTGCATGGCCACTGCTCAAAGGGCAGAGGAAGCGGTGTCTGGGGAGAACTGCGGCCGAGCAAGGGTGAAGAGCGTAGTCACGGCCCATCGGCTCTGGGGAAGTACAGTTCAGGCCGTGGTGCTGATGGGGGGTGTAAAGAAGCCAGAGCAAGGAGCTGCGGGCTGGCCCCCTCTGACACTGTGGCACTGGATCAGGAATCGGGAACCCGTTCCTTGGCCAGGCGTAAGGGCGGAACTGACTCTGCTAAGGAAATTGGCCACAATGGGTCCCATTGACTAAAGGCCACTCTGCAGCTATGAGGAATCTGCTACCTCCGACGTAACTGAACACAGCCCACAGAGTTCTGCAGGCATCCTAGAGCCACCAGCTCAAGCTGCAGAGCCCGTGGGTCCCAGGGTCCCATCATGCCAGGCTGCACCTTGCTCTGAGTAACCGTGCTGGGGGAGGAAGTCTGCGTGGGCTGCCCTGTCACTTGCCTGCCTTTGAATAGGAGAGAGAGACTTTGGGGGCATCCAGTAGTGGCATCCTTCTGCAAAGGCAGCACCTGGGGAGGGAAACTGACCCTGTTGGGCTCCTGCTATTCGTATGTTTCACTTCCTGCTTTTGTCTGTGTAGGTCCAACAGCCACGCTGCAATCGACTGGGGGAAAATGGCCGAGCAGTGGCTCCAGGAGAAGGAGGCTGAGCggaggaaacagaagcagaggcTGACCCCTCGTCCATCTCCCAGCCCCATGATCGAGAGCACGCCCATGTCCATTGCTGGGGACGCCACACCACTTCTGGATGAAATGGATCGATAGGCCTTGCTGGACCTGACCCTTGACCTCTGTTCTTTctcttgggaggggaagggggagggagaacagctgAGAACGagttcccttcccttctccacacAACTCCTATTTTATACTTCATAAAACTATGTGAAATGACACTTGGTGCGTCCACCCACATGAGCTAATATACTTGGCAGGGCtggtataaatacacacacacagatcataGGAAGGGATGCTGCAGACACCTCTGTGCACTAAACCTTGGTTCACCGTGTGGGAAGCTCAGCAAAACAGTTACAAGGGTCGAACGAGACCCTTTAGAAATGCACAGCGACCTGCTTTCACAGCCAAAGACTAGAAAGCAAACCTAGCTGGAAATGCAAAAGCTCTTGGCCTAGAGCGAAGTTTTATTTTGATCGTCATGTATTCTGAACGTCGCCCGTCCCCGTTCCGACCCACGGAACGAAATCCCGTGGGGGCTCGGACAACTCAACCCACATCCTCTGAAGTTTCTGCTCCTGTTTGCTTGGTGGCTCCTTGTATAGTGGGCTCTGCCAAACTCCACCAACTGCCCCAGCTGTATTTGCAAGGGTGTTCTAGCAGAGCAGTTCTGGGCTAGGGCTCTTGCCAGAGAGGGAAGCAGCTGTACCACAGGCTCATCCTCTCCTGGCTTCATTTGGGACAATATTTATTCAGTTGGTTTTTAACTTGGACTGCAAAgcaaaaccctgggtaacagcaGCTTTTCCAAGAGTGAGCAGGACCTAAGGCACTGCAAGTGCAGCCACTCCTGTGGTGAGGAGAATGCGAATCAGCCTGAAGTGCATGTCCTCTGTCATCCCGCTTAGCTCTGTCCACATGTAACCGAAAAGGGTGAATAAATAGCGTTTCTACTGAACACTAGTCTGGAGGTGTTCTCTTCTCATCCTGTATTGCCTGCCTCTGCTCTCAACCACGGATTTGCTGCAGAAGCAGAGTACAGCAGTGAACCAGGAAATGCCCCTCGTCTTGTGTTGCCCGAGTTGCCTGGTGGGCTGATGCTGAAGAAAATTTTGTGTTGAATGTGTTGTGTGGGGTTCTCAGCCCAGCGTATCAGGGCGACACCCCTGGCACTGCCCTCCCCTCTGTCCtagcaggagccaggcaggaggcTGACGGAACGCAGGTACTGTCTGTCCTGGGTCAGAAGCAGCCCTGCCAGAGCTGAGGGCTCTGTTCAATACACTTCCCTGTATTTCGCCACCTGCCTTCTCCAGGAGGATTTTGCCTGGAAGCAGGATTTTTGTTGCTCTTGATCTGCTAACATCACAGCCCGCTCCTTGAAGTCCCAGAGGGCTCTGCCCTCAGCTGGGAAAGGAGCAGACAGCTTAGGAAACAAAGGTCCTGTTGCGTGCAAATGCCCTTAAATAGCAAGAGATGCAGGAGACAAGAAGGTGAAGCTGTTCTCCCAAGGAGTGCAGGACCTAGTTTCCTTACAGCATATCCCCTTTGCTCCCCAGGGTGCTGGCCTGGCTGCATCCCTCTCCTTACCGTGCAGGCGGGCTCTGCTCGGGGGTAGATTAACAAGCATACTAACCttatgctgtttgtttattttgttcagTTCTGTATGACAGGAACTTGACTGTGGAGTAGCTTCCTGTGAAGGAACCTGCCAGAGAGCCATTGCGCTTCGTCTGGCCGCTCCTTCTGGCTGTCTTTGGTTTTAGTTTTTTCCCTTTCCATCAATAAAATTCTACTTTTGGGATGTCGATTGTACCCAGCGTTCTCCCTGCCTACTGCACTAACGCGCTCCGCTCTGTAAGccacctcctgccctgctctggggatgccaggttgtcatggagtgtgggggagtcagggccctgcacccctcttcctgggattcaccatgACACTCCGTCAGCCAGTAAactggaaggtttattggacaataggaacacagtctaaaacagaacttgtgggtacaaccaggacccctcagtcaagtccttctggggggcagggagcttagaccccagccttggggttccctgctttccaccacccagcacaaaACTGCAGGCTCTCTCCTctagcctttgtccagtttccctgGCAAAGATGtcacctggccccacccccttcctggctCAGATTCCAGGCTCATCccttgctctcccctccccaatgCAGACAGTCCCCGTAGAACTAGCCGCCAACCCCGCTCCCTCCTGCGTCACACAAGTGTAGTTGCCCCGTCTCTGTTCTACCAGCACTTGCGTGGCTCTAATGATGGCATGGCCTGTAAACGCTCAAGGGGGCACGTCCCTGAGCTACAGGCCGTGGCAAAACATGCAGCAGGTTATGAGAAGTGTTAGCCGCTGCTGTAGAGAGCCTGCATTTCCTCCCTTTACTCTGCTGGGCCCTCTCGCTGGTTCGGGCTGGGGCGTTCCGGTTCCGCAGTATGCATGTTGCAGCCCGGATAACGATAACGCTCCTGCACCAACCTCTGCTCGGGCGGGGTGGGTTTGGTCTGGTCTGATCTCCACGGGGGAGATTGGGAAGATGTGTACGAGCTGCTGCTAGTAGGAAATGGGAGCCTGCGTTTCCCATCTTGTATCCCAGGCCCTCCTGCAAGTCGcgatcccctcccacaccctgcctccttccccagagGAGGCCGCAGCCTTCTACGCTACGTCGCTCCCGCTTGCACCCAGGACATCGCTTGAAAGACTCTGCCTAGCAACGCTTGGCTGAGCTCGGAGGCACTGCACTGtggttttaaatctctctctctggctaGCGCTCTGCCCCCTTGCACGCCCATGGCCGCTCGGTAGGGGTGCAAAACTTTGGAAAGGCCGTTCCCAGGGTTAGGCTCGCTCTGAGCTGCACTGCTGTGGCTGAGTGACAAGCAGCACGCTTGGCTCTGTGCGGGGCCCATGGTAAGTAGGCTGCTCGCTTGTGATGTGTCTGGGTTCTCATGATCCTTTGTCCAAGGGCGGGGGAATGGCCCATCCTCTccggagcaggggctggtctCTTACGGTATTTGAAGAGTCCTGCAGGATGCGGTGGCAGGTTTAAATCAGTACCTCCCCAAAAGTCTGAAACTAAACACTCCTGTGCTTTTTGCTTTAGCATTGCATGCTCTGAGTGGCTGGGTAACGCTGAGAGGCCTCCCTGCATGGACAGGCACactgccctcccccagcacctcgtACCTGGGCCCTATGGCTGACATTGAGATAAGGATCATCTTGCCAAATGCTGGTTTTAAATGAAGGCTTTTTTAGTCTCCTGAGAGACTTGGCTAGAATGGCTTGCCTGGCTCCAGGGTGGAGCTCGCTGAAAACAGGGCTTCTCCCATGCATTGGTGGGTCTGTTTTCTGGCATGATCTTTGCATCTCTCGCTCAATGCAGAATGAGAGTGGGAGCAGGGCTTTCCTGAGCTGTGTAACTGGGGGCAAACCTCTGCCTTATGCCTTCTTAGGTATTCATACACATTTCATCCGAGTGCTTGGCTAGTGCCTGCAAGACCTTGAGCCCATTGGGGAGCTCCTTGAGGCACATCCTCCACCCCCTTgatctcccagtggctgcagcaaAGCAGCCAAAGTCCACACAGTGAGAGACCTTGACTCTTAGAGCCGCAGGCCACCCAGACAGACGGGCGCCCTGCCTCGAGGCCACCACAGAATTGCAGGGTGGGTGGGCATGATGTTAATGTTCACAAGTGACCCTCCAGCTGCTACCACCTGTGGGTACAGCATAggctgggctctggcctgggtTCCCGGCCCCTAGGCACTGGTTTGGCATGTAGCTTTATGCAGGGCACTGACCTGTTCAGTCAAATGGAGTTAGTACCTGCCTGCGGGCCAGAGGGTTCGTGTGTAAAACTCAGCACCTCCCATTGCTATCACTGGAGCAGGGCAGAGAATTATTGTTATAAACCCCCAAGCTCCTACAGCAGCAACCCAATCCCAGCTAAGCAAGAAGCTGCCGTTGGTTAATGAATGCCCCAAACCAAGGTACTGACCAGCTGTGCGCGCGAACCGCATGCCCTGCCCTTAACTCAGTGCAGGAAATCTGCATGCCCATCCTCCCACTGCCATTCCTGCCCTGCCAGCTTGCAGGGAAAACAACTCCGTGCCTGAGCTGAGTGTTGAGAAATGAAACCGCATTAATGGTGAGGAGTAATTCAGCCTAGTTCTTTAATAACCTGCGCCCCTCTCATGGTCCAACACTTGGACCAAACAGGATACTTTCTCAAAGCCCAAGGTGCTGTCTGCCTGGCCTAGGCCAAACAAGCACCCAGTTCACAGAAACACACAGAACTTGCTTCTCTTTTAAGTGCTGCCCTGGGAGGGTCAGGTGCTGGGCTGGCCTCCGAGCTGACCAAGGGCTGGGAGCCTGAAGAATTttccccctctgctctgcccagtTCTCTGGCATCTGCTCTcacagggtcccattgtgctgctGTTTCCCCTCCAAACACTGGGACGCAACCAGGGTTGTTTCTTTGTGGGtgtgcaggaagagcagcccccgTCACCATGCTCCAGGCCCTGGAACCGGCAAACCTCTGGGAGTCTAACTTTAAAAGGCACCCAAGCAGGGGGTGTTGGCGCTAAGGGGGGTATATGCTGTGccagcaggggctgggtgggggtttACTTCCTAGGGGGCAGTTAGCATGAGCCCTAAAACTTCAGTAAAGCAAAAAGGACCAGGGCCAAAGTATCTCTTGGGAACCCCTGGTGCAATTACccatttgggggggcaggggagcaacAGCAGGGGAAATACAGGAGCTGAGGTGGGATCAGGAAAGCAACAGCTCAAGAACAACCACTAGCTCTGCACACTAGTGCAGTGATCACACGCGTGCTCTCCCCCGTCTGTTTCTACCCCTCCAGGGACTGTCATCTGGCCTAgacccttcagggcagggactgtgccttTCGCTGCATGGCCAGAGGGGTGCTACCACGGTGACTGCCGCTCTGCTCcgctggtggaacaggcaggctTTGCCGCCCCGCAGCTGCACGAGCAGGGGTTTCTGGCCCATGCCCTCCGCTCTGTAGCAGGCAGGGCTCTCCCCATTCGGCTATGCTAAGCCCAGCTCTCTTGTTCTTTTGGCTCCGTGCTGGATTAGATCTGGGGGACGCAAGTCTTTCCTGTTCCTTGTCCCGCTTTACAAATGTACTAAATTGCATTGTCACCTCTTTCCTGGACAAACATTTCAACGGCGCTGCTGACGCAGCAGCCAAGTCACAGAGGACTCCCTGCAGCAGGAGCTCCATCTCATCGGCCCTGCACGgacaccctgccagcagcagggtcTGGGCTGGACGGGTTAGGTATAGAACACTAGCATGGTACCATCTGCTGCATTGAGCTAATTTATTACACTGGCAAGCTGCTCTCTTGGGGACGAGGGGAAGGGCAGCCTTGGCTGCAGTGAGTCTCAGACAGGCCTGGGCAGAGACTCCGCTTTCTTTCTCAGGCACTTCCTTCCATTTCTTTCccgcctcctcttcctcctgctggcAGCTGGGAACGTGGGCTGGAGAGTAGGTAAAGGCCTTGCTTTCCACTGCCCCCAGTCACTGTTTTCAGCCTGCACTGTCCCGTGTGGAGTCAGGGTCTCCTCCCGGATGGGGGCATCGTTCAGGATGGCGTTGAATgcatcctccttccccccagagtCCAGCAGCTTGtttcccagctcccccagccccagatgcttagggaggagggaggcagcatctgcagtgggggtggggagccccagCACCTCAACTTTGGAATGGACTTTCTTCTTTTTCAGCCCTTTTCCTTTCATGgttttcctccctctcttcttccctttccccttccgCTGGTTCTTGGTGGGGCTCTCTGGCTTGGGCCCAGTGGGCGCAGACTTCTGGGAGCTGTCCATAGCCCGTGTGACAACCTGGCCTGGGGGTGGATGCTTTGTCGGAGGAGGGGCCCATCTGCCCGTGCTCTCTCTAGGTGGgggagtgctgggctggggcgctgggctggagggagcccTGTCTGAGCCGGCTGCCACTTGGTCTATCAGTTCCCCACCAAACTCATAGAGCACCGGCGCCCGGGGGACCGCAATGGCCACGGTGTTGTACTTCTTGCACCTTGAGAGAAGTGGGACGAGAAGCAGAGTGAGGGGGGTGCAGCGGGAGGGGCGTGGGAGCACCCCAGGCTCCCTGGTCAGGACTTACCAGATGTACAAATAGGGCTCCACGCACTGTTCTCTGTAGGTGAACTCAAAGCAGGGCACCTGGATCACGTTGAAGAACGCCTGGCCCACCACGCGGGAGGCAGTGTCATTCACCTGCCTCAGGCAGCCTTTCAACCTGCAAGGGCAACGCAGAGCCTCAGGCAGGGTAAGAAAGGGGCACGGGGCCTCTCCTGCCAGGCTGATCTGGGCGCTGgccggggcagcgggggaggagcTGTCACGGGACTTCACCGGCTCTTGTTCCTCACCCCCTGCAGCAGCCTGTCTCTCGGAGCAAGCGCTGCCGTGGGGAGAGCTGTCCAGTGTCTCCAGCACAAGGCCTCAGGGCAGCGGGACTGGTTTGGGAGAACTGTGGCATGCAGGTTTCTAAACAGGAACCAGCCAACGGGCCCGGTGACGGGGCCTGTagctgctgccagtgggcagCATTGTACTCCGTGCCAGTTAACTAACCCTACCCGTCTCTGGGGCCTTCCGCCAGCGGGTAAGCTGTTCCTATGCCACAGAGGGGAGAGGCTAAGGCCTGTGCCCTGGGTGCTGTGATCAGGTCGACCAAACCCCCGGGGCAGACGCAGTGAGGGGGGCGGgtgaattcttccatcgaccgaGTGACCTCCTCTGGGAGAGATGGCTTAACCACGTGGACTGGAGAAAACCCTCCCACGTGTGTGGACCCACCCAGAGGCTGGGTCTTGGCCGAGGTTACAAAGAAAGCCAGTAGCCTCAGcctgccctgcagctgcctgTTCTCCAGCGCCCGCTCGGCTCTGCTCCCGGCAGGGGGGAGAAGTCGGGAaattccaaccccctgccgctGCCCAAGCTGTCACTACTTTGTGTTCAACAGCCGGGGCAGCGTatcccccccccggcccgacGGCATCCCATGGCCATCGGCCATGGCTGGCTCCCCCGTGCAGCCCCGGCAGCGGGCCGGGCCCCGCACCGCAGGTCGCAGGTGCAGTGGCTGATGGTATGCCAGCGGAGGTTCCGGTAGCCGTACTGGTACGTGAAGGGGTGGATGACGTGCTGACAGTGGTCGTGCTCCCGGCAGCACTTGTCGGTCTCCCGGTGTTCTCCTGGGGGGACGAGGGAGAGAACACCTCAGCCCCCCGCGCCGCACAAGAGCAGCACGCCGGAGCGGGCCCCAGCGTGAACGCCCGAGGGCTGCCAGCTCTGCGGCCGGCAGGCCTGAGGCACCAGGCTCCGGGGCTCTCGGCACATGTGGGGCCCTGCCTCCCGGCTGCTGCTAGTCTGCCAAGGCTGCCTTCCAGACTCGCTGACAGCCCTGCCCTCCCGCTCCTCCTCGCTCCCCTCAACCACCCTGCACCCAGCCTGTGCACACCCCCAAAGCCCCCCACGGCCCCAACCCCACGCCACCCCCAAAACCCCGTCTGCCTCCCACATGCCCCCCAAACCCATCCGCCTCCCACGGACACCCCCAAAACCCCGTCCACCTCCCACATGTCCCCCGACACCCCCAAAACCCCGTCCACCTCCCACatgtcccccaacccccccacctcccacggACATCCCCAAAACCCCGTCCGCCTCCCAcgtgccccccaaacccccccacctcccacggACACCCCCAAAACCCCGTCCACCTCCCACatgccccccaaacccccacctccCACGGACACCCCCAAAACCCCATCCGCCTCCCACatgtcccccaacccccccacctcccacggACACCCCCAAAACCCCATCCGCCTCCCACATGCCCTCcaaacccccccacctcccacg comes from Caretta caretta isolate rCarCar2 chromosome 17, rCarCar1.hap1, whole genome shotgun sequence and encodes:
- the PROCA1 gene encoding protein PROCA1 isoform X2, which translates into the protein MRAVALRLLCLLAAARGAESPGQPGPACAPAGSPGSGGRQPLGATWAPGRGRPEPAGGAARRRAKRGFTYPGTLWCGAGSNADSFEQLGEHRETDKCCREHDHCQHVIHPFTYQLKGCLRQVNDTASRVVGQAFFNVIQVPCFEFTYREQCVEPYLYIWCKKYNTVAIAVPRAPVLYEFGGELIDQVAAGSDRAPSSPAPQPSTPPPRESTGRWAPPPTKHPPPGQVVTRAMDSSQKSAPTGPKPESPTKNQRKGKGKKRGRKTMKGKGLKKKKVHSKVEVLGLPTPTADAASLLPKHLGLGELGNKLLDSGGKEDAFNAILNDAPIREETLTPHGTVQAENSDWGQWKARPLPTLQPTFPAASRRKRRRERNGRKCLRKKAESLPRPV
- the PROCA1 gene encoding protein PROCA1 isoform X1, with protein sequence MRAVALRLLCLLAAARGAESPGQPGPACAPAGSPGSGGRQPLGATWAPGRGRPEPAGGAARRRAKRGFTYPGTLWCGAGSNADSFEQLGEHRETDKCCREHDHCQHVIHPFTYQYGYRNLRWHTISHCTCDLRLKGCLRQVNDTASRVVGQAFFNVIQVPCFEFTYREQCVEPYLYIWCKKYNTVAIAVPRAPVLYEFGGELIDQVAAGSDRAPSSPAPQPSTPPPRESTGRWAPPPTKHPPPGQVVTRAMDSSQKSAPTGPKPESPTKNQRKGKGKKRGRKTMKGKGLKKKKVHSKVEVLGLPTPTADAASLLPKHLGLGELGNKLLDSGGKEDAFNAILNDAPIREETLTPHGTVQAENSDWGQWKARPLPTLQPTFPAASRRKRRRERNGRKCLRKKAESLPRPV